One Deferrivibrio essentukiensis DNA segment encodes these proteins:
- a CDS encoding 4Fe-4S dicluster domain-containing protein — translation MSKKKYAIVLDDSKCIDCKACTLACKMENNVPTGLYNYRIWVAEKPVRGHFPNIKRSFQPSQCQQCENPPCVHVCPTKASYQTEDGVVLVDHDKCILCKYCMTACPYDARYESSNVHAIDKCTFCYHRLPEGREPACVETCPPKVRVFGDLNDPNSEVSKLLVEHETFTLKPEKGTKPKLYYIR, via the coding sequence ATGAGTAAGAAAAAGTACGCAATCGTCCTTGACGATTCAAAGTGTATAGACTGTAAGGCTTGTACCTTGGCCTGTAAAATGGAAAATAATGTCCCTACTGGGCTATATAATTACAGAATTTGGGTAGCTGAAAAACCTGTTAGAGGACACTTCCCTAACATAAAAAGAAGCTTTCAGCCCTCCCAGTGCCAGCAGTGCGAAAATCCTCCATGTGTTCACGTTTGTCCGACTAAAGCTTCTTATCAAACAGAGGATGGTGTAGTACTTGTTGACCACGACAAATGTATCCTTTGCAAATACTGTATGACTGCCTGTCCATACGATGCAAGATATGAAAGTAGTAATGTGCATGCCATTGATAAATGTACCTTCTGCTATCACAGGTTGCCTGAAGGGAGAGAGCCTGCTTGTGTGGAAACTTGTCCGCCAAAAGTAAGGGTCTTTGGAGATTTAAACGACCCTAACAGTGAAGTGTCAAAACTTTTAGTTGAGCATGAAACATTTACATTAAAGCCTGAAAAAGGCACAAAGCCTAAGCTTTACTACATAAGATAG
- a CDS encoding DUF134 domain-containing protein, with translation MARTDKLRVVRSTPTQSEFKPSGIPSARLKKIGLTLDEYEAIRLADFEGFSHEDAARLMNISRPTFSRVVEKARRKLSEFIVEGKKLVIEGGNVEIIKEKEEGDE, from the coding sequence ATGGCTAGGACTGACAAATTAAGAGTGGTAAGGTCAACACCGACTCAGTCGGAATTTAAACCGAGCGGAATACCTTCTGCAAGGCTAAAAAAGATTGGCTTGACCTTAGATGAATATGAGGCCATCAGACTGGCTGATTTTGAAGGGTTCAGCCATGAAGATGCTGCAAGATTGATGAATATTTCAAGGCCTACTTTCTCAAGAGTTGTTGAAAAGGCAAGAAGAAAACTTTCTGAATTTATAGTGGAAGGGAAAAAACTCGTTATTGAAGGCGGAAATGTTGAAATTATTAAAGAAAAAGAAGAGGGCGACGAATAG
- a CDS encoding molybdopterin-containing oxidoreductase family protein: MSLSKAKLSRRKFLTLSGAALATATAASSLSSLKAVASSGTHSATTNSKGRKFVYSSCAICVNKCGLVAEVNNGVIRKLNPNPHFFKSRAMLCARGNAGAKVPYDPDRLKKPLIRVGERGEGKFKEVSWEEAYNYIAENVLKVIKKYENRSAIGFASTEGFQEEFFIHLANIVGSTNTVRHPTLCLASNIQGYSSVYGTYPDADILNADFVVMAGSNRAEAIITPDTIDMAKNHKKQTLVCIDPRATKTSAIADKWYPIKPGTDLALVLTMINIIISENLYDKEFVEKYTHGFAELAEHVKQYTAEWAEKECEIPASEIYWLAREFAKNAPQSVWYPGRRSSFYANDVYYRRACAILNAIVGAFDRKGGLVPKRGIKLKKHDFEFPLYDFTKKRLDAGALPFLDEKLPEEFKASAGLPTDSCAYISEKDGSWIVYRDAALAGNPYPLKGMFIYKQNPVESVPNRKKTVEFLKQMDFVCTIDVTMSDTAFYSDVVLPESTYLERWDPAESLGGIVPIVVTRQPVIDPLFDTKSMHQITVDLAKKFYDMPEFWEDSTEEDREYLKKYIKAVDVPMEHLVEESLSGYPGAFKMLMEKGVFYLNDKPVYGNLLKEGTRLKTRTGKIELYNVKYAERGLDPLPVYRKPSQGKPGQFRFVVGRHGQFTHASTQNNIYLLESYGDYENALWINSKVALERGLRAGDKVKVVSKAGEQIVKVMPTEFIRPDIVYYVHGFGRLSKGLSLVYNKGASEAAILYDYVETISGNACLHETFVDIQKV, encoded by the coding sequence TAGAAAGTTTGTCTACAGCTCATGTGCTATCTGCGTTAACAAGTGTGGTCTTGTGGCAGAAGTAAACAATGGTGTAATCAGAAAACTTAACCCAAATCCGCATTTCTTTAAAAGCAGGGCTATGCTTTGCGCAAGGGGAAATGCAGGGGCAAAAGTTCCTTATGACCCGGACAGATTAAAAAAACCTCTAATAAGAGTAGGTGAAAGAGGTGAGGGCAAGTTTAAAGAGGTAAGTTGGGAAGAAGCTTATAATTACATTGCCGAAAACGTGTTAAAAGTAATTAAAAAGTATGAAAACCGTTCTGCAATTGGTTTTGCATCAACTGAAGGTTTTCAGGAAGAGTTTTTTATCCATCTTGCAAACATAGTCGGTTCAACAAATACAGTAAGACACCCTACCCTCTGTCTTGCTTCTAATATTCAAGGATATTCTTCAGTATATGGCACATACCCAGACGCAGACATATTAAATGCTGACTTTGTAGTTATGGCTGGTTCAAACAGAGCAGAAGCTATCATAACTCCTGACACTATCGATATGGCCAAAAACCACAAAAAACAGACTTTAGTATGTATCGATCCAAGAGCTACAAAAACATCTGCTATTGCTGACAAATGGTATCCTATAAAACCCGGAACTGATTTGGCATTAGTCCTTACAATGATCAACATAATCATTTCTGAAAATCTTTACGACAAAGAATTTGTTGAAAAATATACTCACGGTTTTGCTGAGCTTGCTGAACACGTTAAGCAATACACAGCTGAATGGGCTGAAAAAGAGTGTGAAATTCCTGCAAGTGAAATTTACTGGCTTGCAAGAGAATTTGCAAAAAATGCTCCCCAATCAGTCTGGTATCCTGGTCGTAGAAGCTCATTTTACGCAAATGACGTATACTACAGAAGAGCTTGCGCAATATTAAATGCAATAGTTGGTGCCTTCGATAGAAAAGGGGGACTTGTACCAAAGAGGGGAATAAAGCTCAAGAAACACGACTTTGAATTCCCACTTTATGATTTTACTAAGAAAAGATTAGACGCTGGTGCACTACCTTTCTTGGATGAAAAATTGCCTGAAGAATTCAAAGCATCTGCAGGTCTTCCAACTGATAGTTGTGCATACATTTCTGAAAAAGATGGTAGCTGGATAGTTTACAGGGATGCTGCCCTTGCAGGAAATCCTTATCCACTTAAAGGGATGTTTATTTACAAGCAGAATCCTGTTGAATCTGTGCCAAATAGAAAGAAAACTGTAGAGTTTTTAAAACAGATGGACTTTGTCTGCACAATAGATGTTACAATGAGTGATACTGCATTCTATTCAGATGTTGTGTTGCCTGAGTCAACATATCTTGAAAGATGGGACCCTGCTGAAAGTCTTGGTGGTATCGTACCTATAGTGGTTACAAGACAACCTGTAATTGACCCACTTTTTGATACAAAATCTATGCACCAGATTACTGTAGATTTGGCTAAAAAGTTTTATGACATGCCTGAATTTTGGGAAGATTCAACAGAAGAGGATAGAGAATATCTCAAAAAGTATATCAAAGCAGTTGATGTGCCTATGGAGCACCTCGTGGAAGAATCTTTGTCAGGATATCCTGGCGCATTCAAGATGCTGATGGAAAAAGGTGTATTTTATCTTAATGACAAACCTGTGTATGGAAATCTTTTAAAAGAAGGTACAAGACTTAAAACAAGGACAGGAAAGATAGAGCTTTACAACGTCAAGTACGCAGAAAGGGGGCTTGACCCGCTGCCTGTTTACAGAAAGCCATCTCAAGGAAAACCTGGTCAATTTAGATTTGTAGTTGGTCGCCATGGTCAATTCACTCATGCATCTACTCAAAACAACATATACCTTCTCGAATCTTATGGTGATTATGAAAACGCTCTTTGGATAAACTCAAAAGTTGCTTTAGAAAGAGGACTTAGAGCAGGAGATAAAGTAAAAGTCGTAAGCAAGGCAGGTGAGCAGATAGTAAAGGTGATGCCTACTGAATTTATCAGACCTGACATAGTTTACTATGTACACGGCTTCGGTAGACTTTCTAAAGGATTGAGTCTGGTATACAATAAAGGCGCTTCTGAAGCTGCAATTTTATACGACTATGTCGAAACTATTTCAGGTAACGCATGCTTACATGAAACATTTGTAGATATTCAAAAAGTTTAA
- the nrfD gene encoding NrfD/PsrC family molybdoenzyme membrane anchor subunit, which produces MTTRTEAIGTNIFEGNKGISNIWLGLFLVLSALGIYGVGNIIINGHASTLGVTRTVPWGILISTYVFFVVSSTGLCLISSMGHVFGIEKYEVIGKRAIILAIFTLLCGFGVIGMELGHPFRMLIYNVISPNFHSTIWWMGTLYGVYLVFIGIEFFFLMKHNHKGAFYAGLGGFLAGISAHSNLGAVFGLLEARPFWHGPYLPIYFILSALISGCALIIIILNVAHKGPANMPVKEQQALLGISKIFGLLIGILIFFDIWKLISSIYGAPPEKYETVMQLLTGQLSTNFWLFETVFGLLIPFGIILFTKGNNIKASLVAALSAVIGIFFMRYDLVIAGQLYPMRAATPGAGVQGATASGFVTYTPSFTEIAIVIGAISFCCFLYLAAEKFLNLNE; this is translated from the coding sequence ATGACTACCCGTACTGAAGCTATTGGAACTAATATTTTTGAAGGGAATAAAGGGATTTCCAATATCTGGCTTGGCTTATTTTTAGTCTTGTCTGCGTTGGGAATTTATGGTGTAGGTAATATAATTATTAATGGACATGCTAGTACTCTTGGAGTTACCAGAACTGTACCATGGGGAATTCTCATATCAACATATGTATTTTTTGTTGTATCAAGTACAGGACTCTGCCTTATATCATCAATGGGGCACGTATTTGGTATTGAAAAATACGAAGTTATTGGTAAAAGGGCAATCATTCTTGCTATTTTCACGCTTCTTTGCGGTTTTGGCGTAATCGGAATGGAGCTTGGTCACCCATTCAGGATGCTGATTTACAACGTAATTTCACCTAACTTTCATTCAACAATCTGGTGGATGGGTACGCTTTATGGTGTATATCTTGTGTTTATTGGGATAGAATTTTTCTTTCTCATGAAACACAACCACAAGGGTGCCTTTTATGCAGGTCTTGGTGGATTTTTAGCTGGTATTTCAGCACACTCAAACCTCGGTGCGGTATTTGGCCTTCTTGAGGCAAGGCCTTTCTGGCATGGCCCATATTTACCTATATACTTTATCCTGTCAGCACTTATATCAGGATGCGCCCTGATTATTATTATCCTTAATGTAGCTCACAAAGGGCCAGCTAATATGCCTGTAAAAGAGCAGCAGGCACTTCTTGGTATCTCAAAAATATTCGGACTTCTTATTGGAATATTGATATTCTTTGATATTTGGAAGTTAATAAGCTCAATTTACGGTGCTCCACCTGAAAAATATGAAACCGTAATGCAGTTATTAACTGGTCAGTTATCTACAAATTTCTGGCTGTTTGAGACTGTATTCGGACTCTTAATACCTTTTGGAATTATCCTATTCACAAAAGGAAACAACATAAAAGCATCACTTGTAGCAGCTTTATCAGCAGTGATTGGTATCTTTTTCATGAGATATGACCTTGTAATTGCTGGACAGCTCTACCCAATGAGAGCTGCTACACCCGGAGCAGGCGTCCAAGGTGCAACAGCAAGTGGTTTTGTTACATACACTCCATCTTTCACTGAAATTGCAATAGTAATAGGAGCAATATCTTTCTGCTGTTTCTTATATCTTGCAGCAGAAAAGTTTTTAAACCTAAATGAGTAA